The DNA window TTTCGTAGAAATCTTCGGGGGTTTCTTCGTAGAGCTCTTTTATGACCCGCAGCTTAGCTTCCTGAATGAGTTCGGGGTCGTCGAGTTCGTCATCGGTAACGAAATCGGCTTCGCCGTCCTTCAGTTCAATAGCTTCGAGGGAAATCTCATACCACTGGGCGACAAAATCATCTATGGCCGCGTTCGTTGTCTTTTCGACTATCGCCTTGTCCGGTTGATATCCTTTACTTTTGAGGAGGGCCATCACTTTCTTTACAACATCGCTTACCAGCTTGTCCCGCAGGTCCGGTGTCCCTCCCTTATGTTTTTTCGTTCCCACAATCCCTCCGAAGAGATCCCTCAAAAGCGGTATGTCCGTGACCGTAGATACTGCCTTCATTTTTACACAAAAAACGGTGCAGAGTAAAATCTTTTTTGTGGGCCGGTCGTGGCATGGGGCTTGCATAATCCACGGACATGAAATCTCGAATCGACAGGATGTCAGGAATCAAGGGGACCCGAGGGAACATCAGTGCATCCATCCGGGAAGGCCTTCAGCTTCTCGCCAAGAGCTGTGAGAGATACGGCAGGATGGAAAGGTCAAAGGCGCCTGAAGTGATAATGGACATGGAAAGGCTCCTCATCTGGAAACGGATCATGTTCCTATTCAATGTGGACCCAGACCGCCGGAATTGATGTCATAATAATGACAGGAAATGATTGGTAAAAGGTCTCGCCGTCGCCCGGTAATTGTTGCGGAGAGCTTGCACCGCCAAAGGCCGGGGAGTCGATTGATTTTGCGGGCATCTTCACGTTAGAATAGGCGATGCTTGAGACCATCAGGAAGCGTCTCCTGACCCACAGACCAAGGCAGATAGCATGCGACCCTTCATTGAGGGCCGCAACGGCGCTCCTCCTTTTCGAGAGAGACGACGGCGTGTTCTGCGTGCTCACGAAGCGCAGCGACAAGGTGCGGCACCACAAGGGCGAGGTCTCGTTCCCGGGAGGGATGGTTGAGCCGACCGACAGGGACCTCCGGCATACCGCTTTCAGGGAAGCCGAGGAAGAGGTCGGCGTTCGGCTCGATGACGTGGAGCTCGTCGGAAG is part of the Syntrophorhabdaceae bacterium genome and encodes:
- a CDS encoding CoA pyrophosphatase, which gives rise to MLETIRKRLLTHRPRQIACDPSLRAATALLLFERDDGVFCVLTKRSDKVRHHKGEVSFPGGMVEPTDRDLRHTAFREAEEEVGVRLDDVELVGRLDDSWTYSGFVISPFVGVMPYPYEFLANPREVAYLIFLPYSLLRGEDFTPKRRGEGWTSFHYNGDRIWGATCRILMTFRDIIENEEI